Proteins encoded by one window of Cydia fagiglandana chromosome Z, ilCydFagi1.1, whole genome shotgun sequence:
- the LOC134678070 gene encoding neuroligin-4, Y-linked-like yields MANIRLPLHICNSIKQYNALNVNTKLINEQNLDNKSGKHSTYLKANINLKSKQADKAKLVIFLILLLPRSSCGNSYNGGRNSMLRTRVIGTRYGKMQGVILPMDQHKFLKPVEAYLGVPYATPPTGSNRFAPTRAPAPWDDVKQVDQMGPVCPQRLPDVSNETLALERMPKGRLEYLRRLLPRLKNQSEDCLYMNIYTPVQVGPTLQAKYPVVIFIHGESFEWNSGNVYDGAVLASYAGLVVITINYRLGILGFLNANPIPHLKARVANYGLMDQIAALHWIQQNIALFGGDSGNVTMLGHGAGAACINFLMISPTVMPGLFHRAILLSGSALSSWALVEDPVSFSVQLAKQSNCTLPEDIVKDHELIVDCLREVPLEELMSAEINTPSYLTAFGPSVDGVVVKTDYAKELLTYFIPNDLQGFTSVSGVNNIKADKRGGDRIFGIRSGQNKYDLLFGVVTSEALWKFSAQDIQNGFEGERRDRIIRTYVRNAYTYHLSEIFFTIVNEYTDWERTVQHPINTRDAAVLALSDAQYVAPLVQTGDFLSVAKSSPDSGPNAFFYVFDYQTKDGDYPQRMGSVHGEELPYLFGAPLVDGLGHFPKNYTKSEVALSEAFIFYIANFARTGNPNEALRQESLLPISRERNRYKSIVWDEYDTLHQKYLEIGMKPRMKNHYRAHQLSVWLRLIPEIHRAGMKDVVAKHNLFRNHNDPELYDGLVRPDPLTRANYFDPTLELYRRPIYNVTLDVPSTTMDTFVTTCVSVMSARPGSAVTQSQIPNNTHTQDISNLEVAGYTAYSTALSVTIAIGCSLLILNVLIFAGVYYQRDKTRLQVKALQQQQKRSHNSTFDSVSSKHPHYFIGHSQSSSTIVDIDHQDKNAIIAMTNRVPHFSNSNCPNVCHTGIQMSNLSQKASPPTSRGQCTTLPRKVGFSYQQQNQICNASNCMTLPKNATFMSSSSNLPDVQAQTGQALAAGNGAALPAPPSPTTQHFQKSRVPQAAMSEMNV; encoded by the exons ATGGCTAATATAAGACTGCCGCTACATATATGTAATTCAATCAAACAGTATAACGCCCTTAACGTCAACACGAAATTAATAAATGAGCAAAACTTAGACAACAAATCTGGAAAGCATTCCACATATTTAAAAGCAAATATTAATTTGAAATCAAAGCAAGCAGATAAAGCAAAGTTggttatatttcttattttactcCTCCCAAGAAGTTCGTGTGGCAATAGTTACAACGGTGGAAGAAATTCTATGCTTAGGACAAGAGTGATTGGAACGAGATACGGTAAAATGCAAGGTGTTATACTGCCGATGGATCAACATAAATTCTTGAAACCGGTGGAAGCGTATTTAGGAGTACCGTATGCGACTCCACCTACCGGGTCTAACAG GTTCGCACCAACGCGCGCTCCAGCACCATGGGATGACGTGAAACAGGTCGACCAAATGGGTCCAGTGTGCCCCCAACGCTTGCCAGATGTTTCAAACGAGACTCTTGCTTTGGAGAGAATGCCCAAAGGTAGACTGGAGTATTTGAGGAGACTGCTACCAAGACTGAAGAATCAAAGCGAGGATTGCCTCTACATGAACATTTACACCCCCGTCCAAG tGGGTCCGACATTGCAGGCCAAATATCCAGTTGTTATTTTTATCCACGGAGAATCATTTGAGTGGAATTCTGGAAACGTTTACGACGGGGCCGTGCTAGCTAGCTATGCGGGGCTTGTTGTTATCACCATTAACTACAGACTAGGTATTCTAG GTTTCTTGAATGCCAACCCCATACCCCATCTTAaggctagggttgccaactaTGGACTGATGGATCAAATTGCGGCATTACATTGGATTCAGCAAAACATAGCTTTGTTCGGCGGAGACTCTGGTAATGTGACCATGCTGGGGCACGGTGCTGGTGCTGCGTGTATTAACTTTCTGATGATATCACCGACTGTAATGCCGG gactTTTTCATCGAGCTATACTATTATCTGGTTCCGCATTAAGTTCATGGGCTCTCGTAGAAGATCCTGTTAGTTTTTCCGTCCAACTGGCCAAGCAATCAAATTGCACCTTACCAGAAGACATTGTTAAGGATCACGAACTAATAGTTGATTGTTTGCGTGAAGTCCCACTGGAGGAGCTCATGTCGGCGGAAATTAATACACCAAGCTATCTAACAGCGTTTGGGCCATCCGTTGACGGAGTAGTGGTCAAAACAGACTACGCTAAAGAACTACTTACCTATTTCATTCCAAATGATCTGCAAGGTTTCACAAGTGTTTCCGGAGTTAATAACATTAAAGCTGATAAAAGAGGTGGCGATAGGATATTCGGGATAAGGAGTGGGCAGAACAAATATGACCTGCTTTTTGGAGTGGTTACGAGTGAAGCACTGTGGAAATTCTCAGCTCAAGATATACAAAACGGATTTGAGGGTGAACGGAGGGACAGGATAATAAG GACTTACGTAAGGAACGCGTACACATATCATTTGAGTGAAATATTTTTCACGATAGTAAATGAATACACTGATTGGGAACGAACGGTCCAG CATCCAATCAACACTCGAGACGCAGCCGTATTAGCACTCTCGGATGCACAATACGTAGCACCATTGGTTCAAACTGGAGACTTCTTAAGCGTCGCTAAGAGCTCGCCCGATTCTGGGCCAAATGCCTTCTTCTATGTCTTTGACTACCAAACGAAGGATGGAGATTATCCACAG AGAATGGGATCTGTTCACGGAGAAGAGTTGCCTTATTTGTTCGGAGCGCCGCTGGTCGACGGCTTAGGTCATTTTCCTAAGAATTATACAAAATCAGAGGTTGCGTTATCCGAAGCTTTCATATTTTACATTGCCAACTTTGCGAGAACAGG GAATCCTAATGAGGCACTGCGACAAGAATCCTTGTTACCAATATCCAGAGAACGCAACAGATACAAGAGCATTGTTTGGGATGAATATGACACTTTGCATCAGAAATATCTAGAAATTG GCATGAAGCCGCGCATGAAAAACCATTACCGGGCCCATCAGTTGTCCGTGTGGCTGCGGTTGATCCCGGAGATACATAGGGCCGGCATGAAGGACGTGGTTGCAAAACACAACCTTTTCCGAAACCACAACGACCCAGAACTATACGACGGACTAGTTCGGCCTGATCCGCTCACCCGAGCTAACTACTTTGACCCCACACTTGAGCTTTACCGCAGGCCTATATACAATGTTACCTTAGATGTGCCGTCCACTACAATGGATACGTTCGTGACTACTTGTGTGAGCGTTATGTCAGCGCGGCCCGGCTCCGCTGTTACGCAGAGTCAGATACCGAACAACACTCATACACAAGACATTTCAAACTTGGAAGTGGCTGGCTACACAGCTTACTCCACGGCTTTAAGTGTTACTATTGCTATTGGGTGTTCGTTACTCATCCTAAATGTCCTCATTTTTGCTGGCGTGTATTACCAGAGAGATAAAACTCGCCTGCAAGTAAAAGCTTtgcaacaacaacaaaaacgtTCACACAACTCTACTTTTGACAGCGTCTCGTCAAAACACCCTCACTATTTTATCGGCCATTCTCAAAGTTCAAGTACTATCGTTGACATCGATCATCAAGATAAGAATGCTATTATTGCAATGACAAATCGTGTGccacatttttcaaattcaaactgTCCCAATGTTTGTCACACGGGTATACAAATGTCAAATCTATCTCAAAAAGCTAGCCCACCCACTAGTCGAGGTCAATGCACTACCCTGCCAAGGAAAGTAGGATTTAGCTATCAACAACAAAATCAAATCTGCAACGCGTCAAATTGCATGACATTGCCGAAAAATGCAACATTCATGAGCAGCTCGAGCAACCTGCCGGACGTTCAGGCGCAGACGGGCCAGGCGCTGGCGGCCGGCAACGGCGCGGCGCTGCCTGCGCCGCCCTCGCCCACCACGCAGCACTTTCAGAAATCGCGGGTTCCTCAAGCGGCCATGTCCGAAATGAATGTATGA